One window of Novosphingobium sp. P6W genomic DNA carries:
- a CDS encoding DUF2274 domain-containing protein, whose product MARLRLGPIEDDKPVKISIELPASVHRDLLAYAQAHATETGLIKAMPVERLIPPMIERFMAADRGFIRRPKNG is encoded by the coding sequence ATGGCACGGCTCAGGCTGGGTCCGATTGAAGACGACAAACCGGTGAAGATCTCGATTGAGTTGCCGGCATCGGTACACCGCGACCTCCTCGCCTACGCGCAAGCCCATGCTACGGAGACTGGCCTCATTAAGGCCATGCCCGTCGAGCGCCTCATTCCGCCAATGATCGAGCGGTTCATGGCTGCGGATCGCGGCTTCATCCGCCGTCCGAAAAACGGCTAA
- the trbK-alt gene encoding putative entry exclusion protein TrbK-alt has protein sequence MNAFAASAPEIEVQPSVKIAVVASMGGIVLAVAAMQANRREHAPVASGASAAKTDTSEISRPPQHCRSATTPDPQCQAAWEAHRRRFFGNREPAQ, from the coding sequence GTGAACGCTTTCGCCGCTTCCGCACCGGAAATTGAGGTGCAGCCCAGCGTGAAGATCGCGGTGGTCGCCAGCATGGGAGGTATCGTCCTGGCCGTCGCTGCCATGCAAGCGAACCGCCGCGAGCACGCTCCCGTCGCGAGCGGCGCGTCGGCCGCCAAAACCGATACGTCTGAAATCTCGCGGCCGCCGCAACATTGCCGCAGTGCGACGACGCCGGATCCCCAATGCCAGGCCGCCTGGGAGGCGCATCGGCGCCGCTTCTTCGGCAACCGGGAGCCCGCACAATGA
- the trbL gene encoding P-type conjugative transfer protein TrbL: MNDTGVIDSFLAVFTSYIDSGFGLLGGEVGFLSSTLIGIDVTIAALFWAWGADEDVLQRLVRKTLYIGTFAYIIGNFSSLANILFQSFAGLGLKASGDAIALAEFLKPGTVAATGLDAAQPLLDATADLLGPVGLFTNFVEIVVLLVAWLVVVMAFFILAVQVFVTIIEFKLVTLAGFVLLPFAFFGRTAFMAERVLGHIVSSGIKLLVLALITGIGTTLFAQFTGAAMPAEPNLRQVMALALAALTLLGLGIFGPGIANGIVSGGPQLGAGAVAGTALVAGGTLAAGAAGAGMAAGAAKAAGVAGGQMAGAAARSGAKAAGAAKGAYAAGAAGRSGASAMVRGTMATASTALRSTGETVTSPLRSAATRVAQSLGAQFRAGTGAGAAAASRADAPEANAPSPVPETTAPAPTAPPAWAGAMKRSQSVAHGTSMAAHSLKAGDSHGGGAGPDIREKD, translated from the coding sequence ATGAACGACACGGGTGTTATCGATAGCTTTCTGGCGGTCTTCACCAGCTACATCGACAGCGGCTTCGGGTTGCTGGGAGGTGAGGTCGGCTTCCTGTCCTCCACCCTAATCGGGATCGACGTCACCATAGCCGCCCTGTTCTGGGCCTGGGGTGCGGATGAGGATGTGCTCCAGCGACTGGTCCGCAAGACCCTCTACATCGGAACCTTCGCCTACATCATCGGCAATTTTTCTTCACTCGCGAACATCCTGTTCCAATCCTTCGCAGGCCTCGGCCTCAAGGCCAGCGGCGATGCGATCGCACTCGCCGAGTTCCTGAAGCCAGGCACCGTCGCAGCGACCGGTCTGGACGCCGCCCAGCCCCTGCTCGATGCCACGGCCGATCTGCTCGGCCCAGTGGGCCTGTTCACCAATTTCGTCGAGATCGTCGTGCTGCTGGTGGCCTGGCTTGTGGTGGTGATGGCCTTCTTCATTCTCGCCGTACAGGTCTTCGTTACCATCATCGAATTCAAGCTGGTGACCCTCGCCGGTTTCGTGCTGCTCCCGTTCGCCTTTTTCGGTCGCACCGCTTTCATGGCCGAACGCGTTCTGGGTCATATCGTATCATCGGGCATTAAGCTGCTGGTCCTTGCGCTGATCACCGGCATCGGCACCACCCTGTTCGCTCAGTTCACCGGGGCCGCGATGCCGGCGGAGCCAAACCTCCGGCAGGTCATGGCCCTCGCATTGGCCGCCCTGACATTGCTGGGTCTTGGCATCTTCGGGCCCGGTATCGCCAACGGCATCGTCTCGGGCGGTCCTCAGCTGGGCGCAGGCGCCGTTGCGGGGACGGCCCTGGTCGCCGGCGGCACCCTCGCAGCGGGCGCAGCCGGTGCCGGAATGGCAGCGGGCGCGGCTAAGGCCGCCGGAGTCGCTGGCGGCCAGATGGCAGGTGCGGCAGCACGATCCGGCGCCAAGGCAGCGGGCGCTGCGAAAGGCGCCTATGCTGCGGGCGCTGCGGGCCGATCCGGCGCAAGCGCCATGGTCAGGGGCACGATGGCAACGGCGAGCACCGCCTTGCGCAGCACGGGGGAAACCGTGACGTCGCCGCTGCGCAGCGCCGCCACTCGGGTAGCGCAAAGTCTGGGCGCGCAGTTCCGCGCCGGCACCGGAGCCGGGGCAGCCGCAGCCAGCCGCGCGGACGCGCCGGAGGCGAACGCGCCCTCGCCGGTGCCCGAGACAACAGCTCCGGCCCCAACCGCTCCCCCGGCATGGGCCGGCGCGATGAAACGATCTCAAAGCGTGGCGCATGGCACTTCCATGGCCGCGCACAGTCTCAAGGCCGGTGACAGCCACGGCGGCGGCGCCGGTCCCGACATCCGCGAGAAGGACTGA
- a CDS encoding S9 family peptidase: MGGRTRATLGLFVIAIETFATPASGIAASPGERWTASDIVTAPQVSDLAMSSDGKEVVYLLHTANLAANRPEFEIHLVTLADGKDRVIVRSGFLDRLRRIPGKNSWSVLADLGQGVQLYEVKSDGTRTELVRNPKTVLVGSADGADFGMAQMPPMQVGIASYDWSPDGKRLVYSQLEEERTAPRTLTGDAVREASARRRWSPHVRVSFFLRTNGEADAAIFDRPASDRIARYFGGMLAWDADYVEYGVQVDDNPTPAVQRYRWSFRTRHATPSGDSTALAMQDRIAGPGGGELEISGEGPEQRLVEKRPDGTSVDFGKAMISLSDWRSPGHWRAADGKFAVVAVKIIDEAKYALLRLDRGGKSRRIEVPESLSHCAFDAGLSRGACIREGLTYAPELVVVDPASGSVRSVAPISARHLRLERFAKVRRTWTNRFGYEAVGFVLYPRGYRPGRRYPAVIVTHGGDADERFITTEFQWSYPIQLLLDQGYIVLAVNDPYPAQSEQLQGALRSWTTCDGRVAPAEIQRLVWLNTVESYRSLVKQLDDEGLIDPAKLGIAGYSAGSQMVNVAVTQTSLFRAASSGDGGYLEPAAWRYQQCTYRAIYGGAPGDARARGNYTALVPSYRAAPGQAAVLQQMAEPRSGAVEFHEALIAAGVPAQISLYPGETPASDETHLFHIPSNRLAALQENVDWFDRWLGRGAGASNMQTPPSRRSSDASRHRRPQEQAFAVP; the protein is encoded by the coding sequence ATGGGAGGTCGCACACGCGCCACGTTAGGTCTTTTTGTGATCGCAATCGAGACCTTCGCGACCCCGGCCTCGGGCATTGCTGCGAGCCCGGGGGAACGCTGGACCGCGAGTGATATCGTCACCGCGCCACAGGTCAGCGATCTGGCGATGTCGTCCGACGGGAAGGAGGTCGTCTATCTGCTCCATACCGCGAACCTCGCCGCAAATCGCCCCGAGTTCGAAATTCACCTCGTCACGCTTGCCGACGGCAAAGACCGGGTAATCGTCCGATCCGGGTTTCTCGATCGGTTGCGGCGCATTCCAGGAAAGAACTCTTGGTCCGTTCTAGCGGACCTCGGGCAGGGGGTGCAGCTGTACGAAGTGAAAAGCGATGGAACGCGCACCGAATTGGTACGCAATCCGAAGACGGTCCTCGTCGGCAGCGCCGATGGCGCCGATTTTGGCATGGCCCAGATGCCGCCGATGCAGGTCGGTATCGCATCCTACGACTGGAGCCCGGATGGAAAGCGGCTTGTGTATTCCCAGCTGGAAGAGGAGCGCACTGCGCCGCGTACGTTGACCGGGGACGCTGTCCGGGAGGCCAGTGCCCGGCGACGATGGAGCCCGCACGTCCGTGTCAGCTTCTTCCTGCGAACAAATGGGGAAGCAGATGCGGCGATCTTCGACCGGCCAGCGAGCGACCGGATAGCCCGTTATTTCGGCGGTATGCTCGCTTGGGACGCCGATTATGTGGAATACGGCGTTCAGGTCGATGATAATCCCACTCCGGCGGTGCAGCGGTATCGCTGGAGTTTTCGGACGCGCCACGCAACTCCGTCTGGCGATAGCACGGCGCTGGCGATGCAAGATCGGATTGCCGGGCCCGGCGGCGGCGAGTTGGAAATTTCCGGCGAGGGCCCAGAGCAGCGCCTCGTCGAAAAACGCCCGGATGGCACGTCGGTCGATTTCGGGAAGGCAATGATTTCCCTGTCCGATTGGCGCTCTCCGGGCCACTGGAGAGCGGCAGACGGGAAGTTCGCTGTCGTTGCGGTGAAAATCATCGATGAGGCCAAGTATGCTCTTCTTCGTCTTGATCGCGGTGGAAAGTCCCGTCGGATCGAGGTCCCGGAAAGCCTTAGCCATTGCGCTTTCGACGCTGGCCTCTCACGCGGCGCCTGTATCCGCGAGGGACTGACGTACGCTCCAGAACTTGTCGTGGTGGATCCGGCTTCGGGCAGCGTCAGGTCGGTGGCGCCCATTTCGGCGCGGCATTTACGCCTCGAGCGTTTCGCCAAAGTGCGGCGAACCTGGACCAATCGGTTCGGTTATGAGGCGGTGGGTTTCGTCCTTTATCCACGTGGTTACCGACCGGGTCGGCGGTATCCTGCGGTCATCGTCACCCATGGTGGCGACGCGGACGAACGATTTATCACGACGGAGTTCCAATGGAGCTATCCCATCCAGCTGCTTCTCGATCAAGGTTACATCGTACTTGCAGTCAATGATCCCTATCCGGCCCAGAGCGAACAGTTACAGGGCGCATTGAGAAGCTGGACGACCTGCGATGGGCGGGTGGCTCCGGCCGAAATTCAGCGATTGGTCTGGCTTAACACGGTGGAAAGCTACCGCAGTCTCGTGAAACAGCTCGATGACGAGGGGCTGATCGACCCCGCGAAGCTGGGCATTGCCGGGTACAGCGCCGGCTCGCAGATGGTCAACGTGGCCGTCACACAGACCAGCCTGTTTCGCGCGGCGTCGAGTGGCGACGGTGGCTATCTTGAGCCAGCGGCGTGGCGCTACCAGCAATGCACCTATCGGGCGATCTATGGGGGCGCCCCGGGTGATGCGCGAGCGCGCGGTAATTACACGGCACTGGTCCCGTCCTACCGTGCCGCGCCCGGCCAGGCGGCCGTTCTTCAGCAGATGGCAGAGCCACGGTCTGGTGCCGTCGAGTTCCACGAGGCGCTGATTGCGGCTGGCGTTCCTGCACAGATATCGCTTTATCCTGGCGAAACGCCTGCTTCTGATGAAACTCATCTCTTCCATATTCCGTCGAACCGCCTCGCCGCTTTGCAAGAAAACGTGGATTGGTTTGATCGATGGCTGGGGCGCGGCGCCGGCGCCTCGAATATGCAAACGCCCCCTAGCCGTCGGTCCAGTGACGCATCCAGGCATCGGCGGCCACAAGAGCAAGCATTCGCTGTGCCGTGA
- the trbF gene encoding conjugal transfer protein TrbF, translating into MFKRSSIRYGRQPEPVTPYQRAAQAWDDRIGSARVQARNWRLACLASLALSGGLAGGLVWQSARGTIVPWVVEVDKLGEAREVAPAQAGYRPTDPQIAFHLARFIENVRSVPADAVILRQNWLRAYDFASDKGALALSDYARSNDPFALVGKSQVALDVSSVIRASPSSFRVAWTERRYQDGALAQTTRWSAIVTVALHPPRDADGLRRNPLGIFVDALNWSKELSQ; encoded by the coding sequence ATGTTCAAACGTTCCTCCATCCGCTACGGGCGCCAGCCCGAGCCGGTCACGCCGTACCAACGAGCCGCGCAGGCTTGGGACGATCGCATCGGGTCTGCCCGGGTTCAGGCGAGGAACTGGCGGCTCGCTTGCCTGGCGTCTCTCGCATTATCTGGCGGACTGGCCGGTGGGCTGGTCTGGCAGTCGGCCCGTGGCACAATCGTCCCGTGGGTCGTTGAGGTCGACAAGCTGGGCGAGGCGCGCGAAGTCGCACCTGCTCAAGCTGGTTACCGCCCCACCGATCCGCAGATCGCATTCCACCTGGCCCGTTTTATCGAAAACGTTCGCTCAGTCCCTGCGGACGCCGTGATCCTGCGCCAGAATTGGCTGCGGGCCTACGACTTTGCGAGCGACAAGGGTGCCCTCGCCCTGAGCGACTATGCCCGCAGCAACGATCCATTTGCCCTCGTCGGCAAAAGCCAGGTCGCGCTGGACGTATCCAGCGTGATCCGAGCCTCTCCGTCGAGCTTTCGCGTCGCCTGGACTGAGCGCCGCTATCAGGATGGAGCCTTGGCACAGACCACCCGCTGGTCGGCTATCGTGACGGTCGCGCTGCATCCCCCCCGCGACGCCGATGGTCTTCGCCGCAATCCGCTTGGCATCTTCGTCGATGCCCTTAACTGGTCGAAGGAACTCAGCCAATGA
- a CDS encoding TrbI/VirB10 family protein, producing MDGATDKAEPVPVSVAEDLAASPATGAEANDAFKLRRDPPKVMRLSRKALAAIGAFAGLSIGGALLYALRPVTHDQTENLIDTEAVNKPDALIGAPAEYTNVPRLGPPLPGDLGRPILSARAKGRDAPATSSGSAAQAGYASHSTLAAQAEERRSQERNSARVSQIFVGSAAPAGPQTIAAIADTAPASVPAPENSNDSAQTGQTAFLKIKPDGVAMSTARISAPASPNVLQAGSIIPAALITAIRSDLPGQITAQVTQNVYDSPTGRILLIPQGSRLVGEYDSAVAAGQTRVLLAWDRLIFPDGNSILLDRLPGADTAGMAGLTDSVDYNWGGIFKAALVSTMLGVGTQLATQSDNDLVAALRYGTQDTVNQTGRALVQRQAGLSPTLSIRSGYPVRVLVTRDLVLDPAEGGY from the coding sequence ATGGATGGCGCAACAGACAAAGCGGAGCCCGTGCCCGTCTCCGTGGCAGAAGATCTCGCGGCTTCGCCTGCCACCGGAGCCGAGGCGAACGATGCGTTCAAGCTGCGCCGTGATCCTCCCAAAGTGATGCGGCTTTCCCGCAAGGCACTTGCCGCGATCGGCGCCTTTGCCGGTCTCTCGATCGGCGGGGCACTGTTATATGCGCTGCGGCCGGTGACGCATGATCAGACGGAAAACCTGATCGACACCGAGGCCGTCAACAAACCCGATGCCCTGATCGGCGCGCCGGCGGAATACACGAACGTTCCTCGCCTGGGACCGCCTTTGCCTGGTGACCTCGGGCGGCCGATCCTGTCGGCTCGGGCCAAGGGCCGGGACGCACCGGCTACATCCAGCGGGTCAGCAGCACAAGCAGGATATGCCAGTCATTCGACACTGGCTGCCCAAGCAGAGGAGCGCCGATCGCAGGAGCGCAATTCCGCCCGCGTCAGCCAGATATTCGTCGGCAGCGCAGCGCCAGCAGGACCGCAGACCATTGCCGCGATCGCCGACACCGCCCCTGCTTCGGTCCCGGCACCAGAGAATTCCAACGACAGCGCTCAAACGGGGCAGACTGCCTTCCTGAAGATCAAGCCCGACGGGGTCGCCATGAGCACAGCGCGCATCTCCGCTCCCGCATCACCCAATGTCCTTCAGGCCGGCAGCATAATCCCTGCGGCGCTCATCACTGCAATCCGTTCGGACCTGCCCGGACAGATTACGGCCCAGGTCACGCAAAACGTGTACGACAGCCCGACCGGGCGTATTCTGCTCATACCTCAGGGCTCGCGGCTCGTCGGGGAATACGACAGCGCCGTGGCAGCCGGTCAGACCAGGGTACTTCTCGCATGGGACAGGCTCATCTTCCCTGATGGCAACTCCATACTCCTCGATCGCCTTCCTGGCGCCGATACGGCCGGGATGGCGGGACTGACGGACAGCGTCGACTACAACTGGGGCGGCATCTTCAAAGCTGCGCTGGTCTCGACCATGCTCGGTGTCGGAACCCAGCTTGCTACCCAAAGCGACAACGATCTTGTCGCCGCGCTGCGTTACGGGACTCAGGACACGGTCAACCAGACCGGCCGCGCCCTCGTCCAACGGCAGGCGGGCCTGTCGCCTACACTGAGCATCCGATCAGGCTATCCCGTACGGGTGCTCGTTACCCGCGATCTCGTTCTTGATCCTGCAGAGGGAGGATATTGA
- a CDS encoding benenodin family lasso peptide gives MERIEHNEDIIELGDATVVTRGSLVVGQPDSDQVLNRIGAGITDED, from the coding sequence ATGGAACGTATCGAACACAACGAAGACATCATCGAACTCGGCGACGCGACCGTCGTCACCCGCGGCAGCCTTGTCGTGGGCCAGCCCGACTCCGATCAGGTTCTCAACCGGATCGGCGCGGGCATCACCGACGAGGATTGA
- the trbG gene encoding P-type conjugative transfer protein TrbG, with protein sequence MISAAARLSSRSTFAAIAAVAAALAAPVRATPDREQAIHLDEARSRSSPETKPSVSFAPLSADRPGERIGAANALARIEPDRAGWINAIQQYAYSDGALYQVYAAPGQVTDIALQDGEALVGPGPVAAGDTTRWIIADTVSGSPAARNVHILLKPTRPDIATNLVINTDRRTYHLELRATSATYMAGVSWTYPADQLIALRTAAETLERTRPIAQGIDPAALNFAYAIDGDRPAWRPVRAFDDGRQAYIEFPIGIATGEMPPLFVLGEDSEAELVNYRVQGRFMVVDRLFGKAELRLGGKKGAQRVQIVAGTDQKNRRHRP encoded by the coding sequence ATGATCTCCGCAGCTGCAAGACTTTCCTCTCGATCGACGTTCGCCGCGATTGCAGCGGTCGCCGCCGCACTCGCTGCGCCGGTGCGGGCGACACCGGATCGCGAGCAAGCGATCCACCTCGACGAGGCACGATCGCGATCATCGCCGGAAACCAAGCCTTCCGTTTCATTTGCGCCTTTGAGCGCCGACAGGCCCGGGGAGAGGATCGGCGCTGCGAACGCCTTGGCCCGTATAGAGCCCGATCGCGCAGGCTGGATCAACGCGATCCAGCAGTATGCCTATAGCGATGGTGCGTTGTACCAAGTCTACGCAGCCCCAGGACAGGTCACCGACATCGCCTTGCAGGACGGCGAGGCGCTCGTCGGACCGGGACCGGTCGCCGCCGGAGATACCACACGCTGGATCATTGCCGATACGGTGAGCGGCTCGCCGGCCGCGCGCAACGTCCACATCCTGCTCAAGCCTACCCGTCCGGACATCGCGACAAATCTGGTGATCAACACCGACCGCCGGACTTATCATCTTGAGCTGCGGGCTACTTCAGCCACCTACATGGCCGGTGTCTCGTGGACTTACCCCGCAGATCAGCTCATTGCCCTGCGCACGGCGGCTGAGACGCTGGAGCGAACGAGACCGATTGCGCAAGGGATTGATCCGGCCGCTCTCAATTTCGCGTATGCTATCGACGGCGACCGTCCAGCCTGGCGGCCCGTTCGGGCATTCGACGACGGTAGGCAGGCCTACATCGAGTTTCCGATCGGCATCGCCACCGGCGAAATGCCACCCCTTTTCGTGCTCGGTGAGGATAGCGAGGCCGAACTCGTCAATTACCGGGTCCAGGGCCGCTTCATGGTGGTCGATCGCCTCTTCGGGAAGGCCGAACTGCGGCTCGGCGGAAAGAAGGGCGCGCAGCGGGTGCAGATCGTGGCGGGCACCGACCAAAAAAATCGGCGGCATCGGCCATGA
- a CDS encoding lasso peptide biosynthesis B2 protein, translated as MRLRNDLHATLVGDVPVFLDERDGKYFHLRGSLAGHFLRFVEGTASPSAIACLVDHRILIEGDVVSEALPALAQIDRLGSHLPVDTFLILKAAATQALIDRRVRHTSFTKTLAALRRDIARSVASTPSRRSRTEAEVVGAFEAARKIVPSIDRCLPRSIAMAAMLRAYGHEPTILFGVRLPFAAHCWVQCGPRVVSDPIDDVRGLSPILWL; from the coding sequence ATGCGGTTGCGCAATGACCTCCATGCAACGCTCGTCGGCGACGTTCCTGTCTTTCTCGACGAACGCGACGGGAAATATTTCCACTTACGCGGATCGTTGGCCGGCCATTTCCTCAGGTTCGTCGAAGGAACGGCCAGTCCGAGCGCCATCGCGTGTCTCGTTGATCACCGGATTTTGATCGAAGGCGATGTGGTAAGCGAGGCGCTCCCTGCGCTCGCGCAGATTGATCGGCTCGGCTCGCATCTGCCTGTGGACACGTTCCTCATTTTGAAAGCAGCAGCAACGCAGGCGTTGATTGACCGCCGCGTACGGCACACGAGTTTCACGAAGACCCTCGCCGCTCTACGGCGCGACATCGCGCGATCGGTCGCCTCGACGCCTTCGCGCCGTTCCCGGACTGAGGCCGAAGTCGTGGGCGCTTTCGAAGCCGCGCGCAAAATCGTGCCCTCGATTGATCGTTGCCTTCCCCGCAGCATCGCGATGGCTGCGATGCTGCGGGCATACGGACACGAACCAACGATTCTTTTCGGTGTCCGCCTGCCCTTTGCGGCACATTGCTGGGTCCAGTGTGGGCCCCGCGTCGTCAGCGACCCGATCGACGATGTCCGTGGCCTGAGCCCGATCCTGTGGCTGTGA
- the trbJ gene encoding P-type conjugative transfer protein TrbJ — MSPFMLRRVLLAGAFSCLPITGAMLASPANAQFGGVVYDPTNYASNVLQAARALQQINNQITQIQQQASSLVNEARNLESLPASTLTTLQGQVESTRALLGQAQRIAYNVQSIQGAFSDRYKGAALQGDHARMIANADARWQDSVGSFEDALSVQAGVVANIGGTRSSIDTLVGASQSASGALQAAQAGNQLLALQSQQLADLTAALAAQGRSQALDAARGAAIEAEARERFRRFRTGN, encoded by the coding sequence ATGAGTCCGTTCATGCTGCGCCGCGTCCTGCTTGCCGGCGCCTTTTCCTGCCTACCGATCACTGGCGCCATGCTTGCGTCACCGGCGAATGCGCAGTTCGGCGGGGTCGTCTACGATCCCACCAACTACGCATCGAACGTACTCCAGGCCGCTCGCGCCCTCCAGCAGATCAACAATCAGATTACCCAGATCCAGCAGCAGGCAAGCAGCCTCGTCAACGAGGCGAGGAACCTGGAAAGCCTGCCGGCATCGACCCTCACGACGTTGCAGGGCCAGGTCGAAAGTACCCGGGCGCTGCTCGGGCAGGCTCAACGCATCGCCTACAACGTGCAATCGATCCAGGGCGCATTCTCCGATCGCTACAAAGGCGCCGCCCTTCAAGGCGACCACGCCCGCATGATCGCCAACGCCGACGCACGTTGGCAGGACAGCGTCGGCTCATTCGAAGACGCATTGTCCGTCCAGGCGGGCGTCGTCGCCAATATCGGCGGCACCCGTTCGAGCATTGACACGTTAGTTGGAGCCAGCCAGTCGGCCAGCGGCGCGCTCCAGGCAGCCCAGGCCGGTAATCAGCTGCTGGCGCTGCAGTCGCAGCAACTCGCCGACCTCACTGCTGCATTGGCCGCGCAAGGCCGCTCGCAGGCGCTGGACGCCGCACGGGGGGCCGCGATCGAGGCCGAGGCCCGTGAACGCTTTCGCCGCTTCCGCACCGGAAATTGA
- a CDS encoding asparagine synthetase B family protein, with protein sequence MAVTAPRFLARTPAGPVKAEAGIAAPSDFPTAFVKPGLHVDYAGPAVHIGDRGIVIGHLFRRGLPSERVLALTQIELTQIFQSDGASLLSEFWGGYVAFLPISGGNVRIIRDPSGTIPAYWRDTSEGIIVASELGRAPFTSNEDLRIDAEALTVHLWTPHFAGRRTCIDGVSEILPGEALDFNRNGPLTVTLWSPWDHVPARRRGITADPALLYDTVVDVVTTWGNCFQSVLLGLSGGLDSSIVAAALASANCHVSGFTMYSPDDDSDERAYARMAANACGISITSVDYDRERLDITRPIATHVARPFLAHYAQAIANVRERAAREWGVDAYFSGNGGDNVFCMMRSVTPIVDRLATRASPRGILRTIDDVAVLTGADWLSIARRVLRRITSKTRYPPPKGDGSLLIADRLARAIEDVPRHPWYEVPHDASPASAAHVAMVRRALGNDGLHSRTTHPPSISPLLSQPVMELCLGLPSWLWIEGGADRAVARHAFRDALPPALLDRRSKGGPGAFVHRTYLRHETEVVDRLRDGPLRDLGILGLPPKPRIVTDGITAQRMLALVAADAWMRHWTDG encoded by the coding sequence GTGGCTGTGACTGCCCCCCGATTCCTGGCACGCACTCCGGCCGGGCCGGTCAAGGCAGAAGCGGGTATTGCAGCGCCTTCAGATTTCCCGACCGCTTTCGTCAAACCTGGGCTGCATGTCGATTATGCCGGCCCGGCAGTGCACATCGGCGACCGGGGAATCGTAATTGGGCATCTTTTCCGCCGAGGGCTGCCAAGTGAACGCGTCCTCGCGCTGACGCAGATTGAACTTACCCAAATCTTCCAATCCGATGGTGCCAGTTTGCTGAGTGAGTTCTGGGGTGGTTACGTCGCTTTCCTGCCGATATCTGGCGGCAACGTGCGAATAATCCGCGATCCTTCCGGCACGATCCCAGCCTATTGGCGCGACACTTCAGAGGGTATTATCGTCGCGTCGGAGCTTGGCCGGGCGCCCTTCACGTCCAACGAAGATTTGCGGATAGATGCCGAAGCGCTCACCGTTCACTTATGGACACCGCATTTCGCCGGGCGACGCACATGCATAGACGGCGTCTCGGAAATTCTACCAGGCGAAGCCCTCGACTTTAACAGGAATGGGCCTCTAACCGTTACACTCTGGTCCCCCTGGGACCATGTCCCCGCACGCCGGCGCGGCATCACTGCCGACCCAGCCCTGTTGTACGACACCGTCGTCGACGTGGTGACCACGTGGGGCAACTGCTTCCAATCCGTTTTGCTCGGACTTTCGGGCGGACTGGATTCCTCCATTGTGGCGGCCGCCCTGGCCTCCGCCAACTGCCATGTGTCGGGCTTCACCATGTATAGCCCCGATGACGATAGCGACGAGCGGGCCTATGCTCGCATGGCCGCCAATGCCTGCGGCATCTCTATCACCTCCGTCGATTACGATCGCGAGAGGCTCGATATTACCCGACCGATCGCCACCCATGTCGCAAGACCATTTCTCGCTCACTATGCCCAGGCGATCGCGAACGTTCGCGAGCGGGCCGCTCGCGAATGGGGGGTCGATGCCTACTTCTCGGGCAATGGCGGCGACAATGTCTTTTGCATGATGCGATCGGTCACGCCGATCGTCGATCGCCTTGCGACGCGGGCAAGCCCTCGCGGTATCCTGCGAACGATAGACGACGTCGCCGTCCTAACCGGGGCCGACTGGCTCTCGATCGCGCGCCGCGTGTTGCGCCGCATAACGAGCAAGACCCGGTATCCGCCGCCCAAAGGGGACGGATCTCTTCTGATCGCTGATCGACTGGCACGAGCCATCGAAGACGTCCCCCGGCATCCTTGGTACGAAGTGCCTCACGATGCGAGCCCCGCTTCCGCCGCCCATGTTGCAATGGTCCGGCGGGCGCTCGGCAACGACGGCTTGCACAGCCGAACGACCCATCCGCCGTCAATTTCTCCCCTGCTGTCGCAACCGGTGATGGAGCTTTGCCTCGGCTTGCCCAGCTGGTTGTGGATCGAGGGCGGCGCGGACCGTGCGGTTGCGCGCCATGCGTTCCGTGACGCATTACCCCCCGCCTTGCTTGATCGACGCTCGAAGGGTGGGCCGGGTGCCTTCGTTCATCGCACGTATCTTCGTCACGAAACCGAGGTCGTCGATCGGCTGCGTGACGGACCGCTCCGCGATCTGGGAATCCTCGGCTTGCCACCGAAGCCACGTATTGTGACAGATGGCATCACGGCACAGCGAATGCTTGCTCTTGTGGCCGCCGATGCCTGGATGCGTCACTGGACCGACGGCTAG